One region of Centropristis striata isolate RG_2023a ecotype Rhode Island chromosome 3, C.striata_1.0, whole genome shotgun sequence genomic DNA includes:
- the cxxc1b gene encoding CXXC-type zinc finger protein 1b isoform X1, giving the protein MDSEMSDIDHAPGPETSSMEGENAPLYCICRKPDINCFMIGCDNCNEWFHGHCINITEKMAKAIREWYCMRCRDKNPTLEIKYRSKKTREKDAEVDRGSDKQYSTPSTPDYKSERRRGSKVKRSVRMCGECEPCRRTEDCAQCDFCKDMKKFGGPNKIRQKCRFRQCEVRARKMLRVKDEELSLQERRDNSYHRRRRYSEDYDSEAELYQQYKAAGMNNSMGWNSDEDDEPPFSPVMRKKAVKVKHVKRREKKFDKKSSFVSIQKESRRHKQKQKHKDKTKYSEKGELRDNTGQRQCLGPSCVEAARTNSKYCSEDCGMKLAANRIYEILPQRIQQWQQSPCIAEEHGKKQLERIRREQQNARLRLTEMERRFHELEGIIAKAKQQAVQQDEEVNEGDSEDTDLQIFCVSCSHPINPKVALRHMERCYAKYESQTSFGSMYPTRIEGATRLFCDVYNPQSKTYCKRLQVLCPEHSRDPKIPVDEVCGCPLVKNVFELTGDYCRVSKRKCNKHYNWEKLRRAEVDLERVRVWYKLDELFEQERNVRTAMTNRAGLLALMLHQTIQHDPMTTDLRSNKDR; this is encoded by the exons ATG GACAGCGAAATGTCTGATATTGACCATGCACCAGGGCCTGAGACCAGCAGCATGGAGGGGGAGAACGCACCTCTGTACTGTATCTGCCGGAAACCAGACATCAACTGCTTTATGAT TGGCTGTGATAACTGTAACGAGTGGTTCCATGGCCACTGCATTAACATCACAGAGAAGATGGCCAAGGCAATCCGGGAATGGTATTGCATGAGATGCAGAG ATAAAAACCCCACACTGGAAATAAAATATAGATCAAAGAAAACCAGAGAGAAGGATGCTGAGGTTGACAGAGGATCTGACAAACAGTACAGCACCCCGAGCACTCCTGACTATAAGAGTGAAAGGCGGCGTGGATCTAAA GTGAAGCGTTCGGTCCGAATGTGTGGGGAATGTGAGCCCTGCAGAAGGACGGAGGACTGTGCTCAGTGTGACTTCTGCAAGGACATGAAGAAGTTTGGAGGCCCAAACAAAATCAGACAGAAGTGCAGATTCAGGCAATGTGAGGTCCGAGCCAGG AAAATGCTGCGTGTGAAGGATGAAGAACTATCTTTGCAAGAAAGGAGGGATAATTCCTACCACAGACGAAGACGATATTCTGAGGACTACGACAGTGAGGCGGAGCTCTACCAGCAGTACAAGGCAGCAGGGATGAACAACAGCATG GGCTGGAatagtgatgaagatgatgagcCACCTTTTAGTCCCGTCATGCGTAAAAAAGCTGTGAAGGTGAAGCACGTAAAGAGACGAGAAAAGAAGTTTGACAAGAAA TCTTCCTTTGTCTCTATCCAGAAGGAGTCACGACGCCACAAACAGAAGCAGAAGCACAAGGACAAAACCAAATACAGTGAGAAGGGCGAGCTCCGGGATAACACCGGCCAGCGTCAGTGTCTGGGGCCAAGCTGTGTGGAGGCAGCAAGAACCAACTCCAAATACTGCTCTGAGGACTGTGGCATGAAGTTAGCTGCCAA CCGGATCTATGAGATCCTCCCTCAGCGTATCCAGCAGTGGCAGCAGAGTCCGTGCATCGCTGAGGAGCACGGTAAGAAGCAGCTGGAGCGAATCCGTCGGGAACAACAGAACGCCCGGCTGCGCCTCACAGAGATGGAGCGACGCTTCCACGAACTGGAAGGCATCATCGCCAAGGCCAAGCAGCAGGCGGTCCAGCAGGACGAGGAGGTGAATGAAGGTGACAGCGAGGACACAGACCTGCAGATTTTCTGTGTGTCTTGTAGTCATCCCATCAATCCAAAAGTGGCGCTGAGACATATGGAGAGATGTTACGCAAAG TATGAGAGTCAGACGTCCTTTGGTTCTATGTACCCTACGAGGATAGAAGG AGCAACCAGACTCTTCTGTGATGTGTATAATCCTCAAAGCAAAACTTATTGTAAGAGGCTTCAGGTTCTGTGTCCCGAACATTCCAGAGATCCAAAG ATCCCAGTGGATGAGGTGTGTGGATGTCCTCTGGTGAAGAATGTGTTTGAGCTGACTGGAGACTACTGCAGGGTCtccaaaagaaaatgcaacaaacaTTACAACTGGGAAAAGCTTCGTAGAGCAGAGGTGGACTTGGAGCGAGTCAGAGTG TGGTACAAGTTGGACGAGCTCTTTGAGCAGGAGCGTAATGTGAGGACTGCCATGACCAACAGAGCCGGTCTGCTCGCCCTGATGTTGCACCAAACTATTCAGCACGACCCCATGACGACCGATCTCCGTAGCAACAAGGATCGGTAG
- the cxxc1b gene encoding CXXC-type zinc finger protein 1b isoform X2 translates to MDSEMSDIDHAPGPETSSMEGENAPLYCICRKPDINCFMIGCDNCNEWFHGHCINITEKMAKAIREWYCMRCRDKNPTLEIKYRSKKTREKDAEVDRGSDKQYSTPSTPDYKSERRRGSKVKRSVRMCGECEPCRRTEDCAQCDFCKDMKKFGGPNKIRQKCRFRQCEVRARKMLRVKDEELSLQERRDNSYHRRRRYSEDYDSEAELYQQYKAAGMNNSMGWNSDEDDEPPFSPVMRKKAVKVKHVKRREKKFDKKKESRRHKQKQKHKDKTKYSEKGELRDNTGQRQCLGPSCVEAARTNSKYCSEDCGMKLAANRIYEILPQRIQQWQQSPCIAEEHGKKQLERIRREQQNARLRLTEMERRFHELEGIIAKAKQQAVQQDEEVNEGDSEDTDLQIFCVSCSHPINPKVALRHMERCYAKYESQTSFGSMYPTRIEGATRLFCDVYNPQSKTYCKRLQVLCPEHSRDPKIPVDEVCGCPLVKNVFELTGDYCRVSKRKCNKHYNWEKLRRAEVDLERVRVWYKLDELFEQERNVRTAMTNRAGLLALMLHQTIQHDPMTTDLRSNKDR, encoded by the exons ATG GACAGCGAAATGTCTGATATTGACCATGCACCAGGGCCTGAGACCAGCAGCATGGAGGGGGAGAACGCACCTCTGTACTGTATCTGCCGGAAACCAGACATCAACTGCTTTATGAT TGGCTGTGATAACTGTAACGAGTGGTTCCATGGCCACTGCATTAACATCACAGAGAAGATGGCCAAGGCAATCCGGGAATGGTATTGCATGAGATGCAGAG ATAAAAACCCCACACTGGAAATAAAATATAGATCAAAGAAAACCAGAGAGAAGGATGCTGAGGTTGACAGAGGATCTGACAAACAGTACAGCACCCCGAGCACTCCTGACTATAAGAGTGAAAGGCGGCGTGGATCTAAA GTGAAGCGTTCGGTCCGAATGTGTGGGGAATGTGAGCCCTGCAGAAGGACGGAGGACTGTGCTCAGTGTGACTTCTGCAAGGACATGAAGAAGTTTGGAGGCCCAAACAAAATCAGACAGAAGTGCAGATTCAGGCAATGTGAGGTCCGAGCCAGG AAAATGCTGCGTGTGAAGGATGAAGAACTATCTTTGCAAGAAAGGAGGGATAATTCCTACCACAGACGAAGACGATATTCTGAGGACTACGACAGTGAGGCGGAGCTCTACCAGCAGTACAAGGCAGCAGGGATGAACAACAGCATG GGCTGGAatagtgatgaagatgatgagcCACCTTTTAGTCCCGTCATGCGTAAAAAAGCTGTGAAGGTGAAGCACGTAAAGAGACGAGAAAAGAAGTTTGACAAGAAA AAGGAGTCACGACGCCACAAACAGAAGCAGAAGCACAAGGACAAAACCAAATACAGTGAGAAGGGCGAGCTCCGGGATAACACCGGCCAGCGTCAGTGTCTGGGGCCAAGCTGTGTGGAGGCAGCAAGAACCAACTCCAAATACTGCTCTGAGGACTGTGGCATGAAGTTAGCTGCCAA CCGGATCTATGAGATCCTCCCTCAGCGTATCCAGCAGTGGCAGCAGAGTCCGTGCATCGCTGAGGAGCACGGTAAGAAGCAGCTGGAGCGAATCCGTCGGGAACAACAGAACGCCCGGCTGCGCCTCACAGAGATGGAGCGACGCTTCCACGAACTGGAAGGCATCATCGCCAAGGCCAAGCAGCAGGCGGTCCAGCAGGACGAGGAGGTGAATGAAGGTGACAGCGAGGACACAGACCTGCAGATTTTCTGTGTGTCTTGTAGTCATCCCATCAATCCAAAAGTGGCGCTGAGACATATGGAGAGATGTTACGCAAAG TATGAGAGTCAGACGTCCTTTGGTTCTATGTACCCTACGAGGATAGAAGG AGCAACCAGACTCTTCTGTGATGTGTATAATCCTCAAAGCAAAACTTATTGTAAGAGGCTTCAGGTTCTGTGTCCCGAACATTCCAGAGATCCAAAG ATCCCAGTGGATGAGGTGTGTGGATGTCCTCTGGTGAAGAATGTGTTTGAGCTGACTGGAGACTACTGCAGGGTCtccaaaagaaaatgcaacaaacaTTACAACTGGGAAAAGCTTCGTAGAGCAGAGGTGGACTTGGAGCGAGTCAGAGTG TGGTACAAGTTGGACGAGCTCTTTGAGCAGGAGCGTAATGTGAGGACTGCCATGACCAACAGAGCCGGTCTGCTCGCCCTGATGTTGCACCAAACTATTCAGCACGACCCCATGACGACCGATCTCCGTAGCAACAAGGATCGGTAG